A window from Gottschalkiaceae bacterium SANA encodes these proteins:
- a CDS encoding ABC transporter ATP-binding protein, with amino-acid sequence MENDVLRIENVTKTIKGKSIIKGIDFKIKAGEIFGFLGPNGAGKSTTLRMIVGLSKPTTGRIIICGYSISNNYMAAMQHVGCIIENPDLYDYISGYKNLEMLASMSKNVGHYDLMATVVNVGMENRIHDKVSTYSLGMKQRLGLAQALMHHPDLLVLDEPMNGLDPQGIYMFRMLIKRLAEQEQIAVLVSSHLISEVQLLCDRVAIINDGLIIKDTPINELIPSSEISWEVAELEKGQAFLASRFNISALIVDGRLRAVIDLKGLASINAALIAAGFELKTVSSPQQSLESLFLGLTGHQKIM; translated from the coding sequence GTGGAAAATGATGTTCTGAGAATCGAAAATGTGACAAAAACGATTAAAGGAAAATCTATTATCAAAGGCATCGATTTCAAGATTAAAGCAGGAGAAATCTTTGGTTTTCTCGGACCGAACGGCGCAGGGAAGTCGACTACACTTCGAATGATTGTTGGGCTTTCCAAGCCAACGACTGGCCGGATTATCATCTGCGGATACTCGATTAGTAACAACTATATGGCTGCCATGCAACACGTTGGTTGTATCATAGAGAATCCAGATTTATATGATTATATCAGCGGATATAAAAATTTAGAGATGCTGGCGTCGATGTCAAAAAATGTTGGTCATTATGATCTTATGGCGACCGTTGTAAATGTCGGCATGGAAAATCGAATTCATGACAAGGTCAGCACCTATTCTTTGGGGATGAAACAGCGGTTGGGGCTTGCACAGGCACTGATGCATCATCCTGATTTGTTGGTGTTGGATGAACCCATGAACGGCTTGGATCCGCAAGGCATCTATATGTTTCGAATGTTGATTAAAAGATTGGCTGAACAAGAACAAATCGCAGTTTTAGTTTCTTCACACTTGATTTCAGAGGTGCAGCTTTTATGTGATCGTGTGGCAATTATTAATGACGGCTTGATTATCAAAGACACACCCATCAATGAATTGATTCCTTCCAGTGAAATTTCTTGGGAAGTTGCAGAGTTGGAAAAGGGGCAAGCTTTTTTAGCATCTCGATTCAATATCTCCGCTCTCATTGTGGACGGGCGATTAAGGGCGGTTATTGATCTTAAAGGGTTGGCATCAATCAATGCTGCATTGATTGCTGCAGGATTTGAACTGAAAACGGTGAGTTCGCCGCAACAATCCTTGGAATCACTCTTTTTGGGACTTACTGGGCATCAAAAAATCATGTAA
- a CDS encoding ROK family transcriptional regulator, producing MRNLRAGSKEMMKELNKALVIHEIRVHGPVSRSEISKRLNLVQSTITKICDELIEQNMIFPIGEQQSTGGRKAISLVFNNNYGYTIAVKIEDYQILFALTNLKPLFIQTNSVCFDKHASFSEIQDLLIAGIAQMKSLAEGKGFRLLGIGIAVSGVVDQINGVLISSSLLGWKDIHFRDLLEPLFELPVQLDNDLNCYTLAQARFGHGREESNFICMTIGEGIGAGIVIDNQIYRGAIGGAGEFGHTIVQLNGRDCLCGQKGCLEAHASDAFIVNYVQEKTGELKRIEDILLEESVFFDEAVELAWNYLGLGLINLIMLFNPEKIIISCHPQVGKHWKDPEMLQVVKNNWYERNGVFSTDIVFDDLNNDNFLLGASLLVTSVLFDEPIYKGQGTIYNNL from the coding sequence ATGAGAAATCTACGTGCAGGCAGCAAAGAAATGATGAAGGAACTGAATAAGGCATTGGTGATTCATGAGATACGCGTGCATGGTCCTGTGAGCCGAAGTGAGATATCCAAGCGATTAAATCTGGTACAATCAACCATTACAAAGATTTGTGATGAATTGATTGAGCAAAATATGATCTTTCCCATTGGGGAACAACAATCCACAGGGGGACGCAAGGCGATTAGCCTGGTATTCAACAACAACTATGGCTATACCATTGCAGTGAAGATAGAAGATTATCAGATCCTATTTGCTTTGACGAATTTAAAACCGTTATTTATACAAACGAATTCCGTTTGTTTTGATAAGCACGCGTCTTTTTCAGAGATTCAGGATTTATTAATTGCTGGAATTGCTCAGATGAAGTCTCTAGCTGAAGGGAAAGGTTTTCGTTTGCTGGGTATTGGCATTGCCGTATCCGGGGTAGTGGACCAGATAAATGGCGTGTTGATTTCATCTTCCTTGTTGGGATGGAAAGACATTCATTTTCGCGATTTGTTGGAGCCATTATTTGAGCTGCCCGTGCAATTGGATAATGACTTGAATTGCTATACCTTGGCGCAGGCTCGGTTTGGGCATGGACGTGAGGAATCAAACTTTATCTGCATGACTATTGGGGAAGGCATTGGTGCCGGGATTGTGATCGACAACCAAATCTACCGGGGTGCCATCGGCGGTGCCGGCGAATTTGGACACACCATTGTGCAATTAAATGGACGGGATTGTTTGTGTGGCCAAAAGGGCTGCTTAGAAGCCCATGCCTCAGATGCATTTATCGTCAATTATGTACAAGAAAAGACCGGTGAGTTAAAACGGATTGAAGACATTCTTCTGGAAGAGTCGGTTTTCTTTGATGAAGCCGTTGAACTTGCATGGAATTACTTGGGTCTTGGATTAATTAATCTAATTATGCTATTTAATCCAGAAAAAATTATTATCAGTTGTCACCCACAGGTAGGGAAGCATTGGAAAGATCCTGAAATGCTGCAGGTGGTTAAGAATAACTGGTATGAACGAAATGGCGTCTTTTCAACAGATATCGTGTTCGATGACTTGAACAATGACAATTTTTTGTTGGGAGCTTCCTTGCTGGTAACAAGTGTTTTGTTTGACGAACCAATCTATAAAGGACAAGGAACAATTTATAACAACCTCTAG
- the fra gene encoding iron chaperone frataxin — protein MEEFAEYLARIDDLQHRDRMEEVLIWVHETFPTLQPRIAWNQPMFTDHGTFIIGFSVSKLHLAVAPEEITINHFAGEMAKAGYDHTKQLMRIKWKDPVDYSLLERIIIFNMTDKADYSTFWRKK, from the coding sequence ATGGAAGAGTTCGCGGAATATTTGGCACGAATCGATGACCTGCAACACCGGGATCGAATGGAAGAGGTGTTGATCTGGGTGCATGAGACTTTTCCAACCTTGCAGCCTAGAATTGCGTGGAACCAGCCTATGTTTACCGACCATGGCACGTTTATTATCGGCTTTAGTGTATCCAAGCTCCACTTGGCGGTTGCTCCGGAAGAAATAACGATTAACCATTTTGCCGGAGAAATGGCAAAAGCGGGTTATGATCATACCAAACAGCTGATGCGGATCAAGTGGAAAGACCCAGTTGATTATTCCTTGCTTGAAAGAATCATTATCTTTAATATGACCGACAAGGCGGATTATTCAACCTTCTGGCGGAAAAAATGA
- a CDS encoding SGNH/GDSL hydrolase family protein, protein MFKRVIWPVIFIGSLLLIVIFISGLLASLVITSTQERNDEMSGGKNQQEQKAVVIQEDEYKQVLLLGDSLAMGIGDELGKNLGERYVELSENESDESKWKVVNLSVPGSQSNEWVRLLEDNFTIDFLRTADLIFLSIGGNNIKEIYEGESIAGLIEYEEKLNDYLSDIQLILDSIDKLNPSAQVVFIGLYNPYGASIGDQKIQLLLEWNHETQLRVDEKANRVYVPTYDLFKYHQDRYLSLDDFHPNEEGYAAIASRIYEVLGKKK, encoded by the coding sequence ATGTTCAAGCGGGTTATTTGGCCGGTGATATTTATTGGCTCTCTGTTGCTGATTGTTATTTTTATTAGTGGACTCCTTGCATCGCTTGTTATTACATCAACACAAGAAAGAAACGATGAGATGTCAGGCGGGAAAAATCAGCAAGAACAGAAAGCTGTGGTGATACAGGAAGATGAGTATAAGCAAGTATTATTGCTCGGTGACTCCTTGGCAATGGGCATCGGAGACGAGTTGGGGAAAAATCTGGGAGAGCGGTATGTAGAATTAAGTGAAAATGAAAGTGATGAATCCAAATGGAAGGTAGTAAATCTTTCCGTACCCGGTTCCCAAAGCAATGAATGGGTTCGGTTGCTAGAAGATAATTTTACGATTGATTTTTTGCGAACGGCAGATCTGATTTTTCTTTCCATAGGAGGCAATAATATCAAGGAAATTTATGAGGGAGAATCGATAGCAGGACTGATTGAATATGAAGAAAAACTCAATGATTATTTATCGGATATTCAACTCATCTTGGATTCAATAGATAAATTAAACCCAAGCGCACAAGTGGTATTCATTGGACTCTATAATCCATACGGTGCATCAATCGGTGATCAAAAAATCCAATTGCTGTTGGAGTGGAATCATGAAACTCAATTGCGCGTCGATGAAAAAGCGAATCGTGTGTATGTCCCAACTTATGATCTGTTTAAATATCATCAAGATAGGTACCTTTCGTTGGATGATTTTCATCCGAATGAAGAAGGGTATGCTGCCATTGCGAGCCGGATTTATGAGGTTTTGGGAAAGAAAAAATAG
- a CDS encoding BlaI/MecI/CopY family transcriptional regulator codes for MHNKEQYPKISDAEYEIMKIIWEHKKITAHEVIDHIDPQFNWSDKTIKTMLNRLIKKRVLDFEKHGNYYSYYPITKEEDYRKIETQSFVQKIFNGSLNTMVSSFLRDADLSSDEINELKKILGEKEE; via the coding sequence ATGCATAATAAAGAACAATATCCCAAAATTTCTGATGCAGAATACGAAATTATGAAAATTATTTGGGAACATAAAAAAATCACTGCCCATGAAGTAATTGATCATATTGATCCACAATTTAACTGGAGTGACAAAACAATTAAGACTATGCTTAATAGACTCATTAAGAAACGTGTACTCGATTTTGAAAAGCATGGAAATTACTACTCTTACTATCCTATAACCAAAGAAGAAGATTATCGAAAAATTGAAACCCAATCATTCGTTCAAAAAATATTTAATGGATCTTTAAATACTATGGTTTCAAGTTTTTTGAGAGATGCAGATTTGTCCAGTGATGAAATTAATGAATTGAAAAAAATACTAGGAGAAAAAGAGGAATGA
- a CDS encoding sugar ABC transporter permease: protein MQSTSKLKRKEEWKSVFPYIMVGLFLLGVFVIYPLLRNVYMSFTEFNILTNETEAYVGFENYIRAVHDPKVQMALVNTVTFGLVTVPFQMLFGLILAAVINSKIKGKLFFRVLFYIPVISSWIVVSLIFRYLFQSSDAGAINYLLLKMHLIAEPIAWLSSRWTANAIIWILSIWKGIGWVMIIYLAALQGINKSLYEAAEIDGANNVQKFWNITVPKVRPITTFIFVNLLIGSFNVFLQVLMITNGAPLGRTEVLLTYMYKVAFSEFDFGYSSAIAVMMGIVIFSITYMQSKFLKGDE, encoded by the coding sequence ATGCAATCCACAAGCAAATTGAAACGAAAAGAAGAATGGAAGAGTGTATTCCCATATATTATGGTGGGTTTGTTTCTTCTTGGCGTCTTTGTAATTTATCCGCTTTTAAGAAATGTCTATATGAGTTTTACCGAATTTAATATTTTAACCAATGAGACAGAAGCCTATGTTGGATTCGAGAATTACATTCGTGCCGTTCACGATCCAAAGGTACAAATGGCTTTGGTGAATACTGTAACCTTTGGTTTGGTAACTGTGCCCTTTCAAATGCTCTTTGGTTTGATTCTGGCAGCAGTGATCAATTCAAAGATAAAGGGAAAACTATTCTTTCGGGTTTTGTTCTACATCCCCGTAATTTCATCTTGGATTGTTGTTTCACTGATCTTTCGGTACTTATTTCAATCGAGCGATGCGGGTGCCATCAACTATCTATTGTTGAAGATGCATTTGATCGCAGAGCCCATCGCCTGGCTTTCGAGCCGGTGGACCGCTAATGCGATTATATGGATTCTAAGTATCTGGAAAGGGATTGGCTGGGTAATGATCATTTATCTGGCGGCATTGCAAGGGATTAACAAGAGCTTGTATGAAGCGGCGGAAATCGATGGTGCCAACAACGTGCAAAAGTTCTGGAACATTACCGTGCCTAAGGTACGTCCGATTACCACTTTCATTTTTGTGAATCTTTTGATCGGTTCCTTTAATGTATTTTTGCAGGTCTTGATGATTACCAACGGTGCGCCTTTGGGGCGAACCGAGGTTTTGCTGACTTACATGTACAAGGTTGCCTTTTCTGAATTTGACTTTGGCTATTCTTCGGCAATTGCCGTGATGATGGGGATTGTCATCTTCAGCATCACCTATATGCAGTCGAAATTCTTGAAGGGAGACGAGTAG
- a CDS encoding ABC transporter substrate-binding protein: protein MKQRKSLALLLMIFMLVSLFTGCANGSGSETEPAATEPASTSEPAAEPAEEPVTITMWHTYSDGETEVFENDVIPAFEASHPNIKVEATRMPYDGLKQQIIAGVSSSTAPDVMRMDIIWVPEFAKLGALEKVSEYAEFDAIKANVFEGPMSTNYYDGDYYGLPLNTNTKIAIYNKALLADLGVEVPKTMDELVAIAETLKDRDDTWGIGVGGSATWGMLPYFWTMGGAVTDENYTVASGYLNSPESIEALETIAGWYADGIVGPCILGEQPDTWGGMGNGNYLMIEDGPWYYSIVGDDALNNTVNSVMPAGPGGSISVVGGEDMIMFKTSKNKEAAWTFMQWMLSPEPQVMMAQLGMVPTNMDAAQDQAVLDSPYIGTYIEQLKTAKPRTPSPKWETMSDTIGTAFELVIRGEQDAKTALDEAAAICDELLQ from the coding sequence GTGAAACAAAGAAAAAGTTTAGCACTGTTACTTATGATTTTCATGCTCGTATCCCTATTTACTGGTTGCGCGAATGGGTCGGGGAGCGAGACAGAACCTGCGGCAACAGAACCTGCATCGACTAGCGAACCTGCTGCTGAACCTGCTGAGGAACCTGTCACCATTACCATGTGGCATACCTACAGCGACGGAGAAACAGAAGTCTTTGAAAATGATGTAATTCCTGCATTTGAAGCAAGCCACCCGAATATCAAGGTGGAAGCGACACGGATGCCGTATGATGGCTTGAAGCAACAGATCATTGCGGGTGTTTCTAGTTCAACAGCACCGGATGTTATGCGTATGGATATCATATGGGTACCGGAATTTGCGAAATTGGGTGCCTTGGAGAAGGTGTCTGAGTATGCAGAATTTGATGCGATTAAAGCGAATGTATTTGAAGGACCAATGAGCACCAACTACTACGATGGCGACTATTATGGTTTACCATTGAACACCAACACCAAGATTGCCATCTACAACAAAGCACTATTGGCTGACTTGGGCGTAGAAGTGCCTAAGACAATGGATGAATTGGTTGCGATTGCCGAAACATTAAAGGATCGTGATGACACTTGGGGCATTGGTGTTGGCGGATCTGCAACATGGGGCATGCTGCCATACTTCTGGACCATGGGTGGAGCGGTAACGGATGAAAATTATACCGTTGCAAGTGGTTACTTGAATAGCCCAGAAAGCATTGAAGCTTTGGAAACCATTGCTGGCTGGTACGCGGATGGGATTGTTGGACCTTGTATCTTGGGTGAACAACCTGACACATGGGGCGGCATGGGAAATGGAAATTATCTTATGATTGAAGACGGCCCATGGTATTATTCAATTGTAGGGGACGATGCATTGAACAATACAGTCAACTCTGTTATGCCTGCAGGACCAGGTGGAAGCATCTCGGTTGTTGGCGGTGAAGATATGATTATGTTCAAGACTTCCAAAAACAAAGAAGCAGCATGGACCTTTATGCAATGGATGTTGTCACCTGAGCCACAAGTGATGATGGCACAATTGGGAATGGTACCAACAAACATGGATGCGGCACAAGATCAAGCCGTATTGGATTCACCGTACATTGGAACCTACATTGAGCAATTAAAAACAGCGAAACCACGAACACCATCACCAAAATGGGAAACCATGTCCGACACGATCGGAACAGCATTTGAACTGGTTATTCGCGGTGAGCAAGATGCGAAAACAGCACTTGATGAAGCAGCGGCAATTTGTGACGAATTACTACAGTAG
- the lsoA gene encoding type II toxin-antitoxin system mRNA endoribonuclease LsoA, whose translation MSYKNLSLKRDCIVCMIQACLGGKYDKVKVSQLRNINNTLYRVDVSLDRKDFFLDFYFKSDGKTTISITGGKQNKLKVELAEYLKRNCGYKCNKDSFVINNMLDDDLELLVMYLLEPENKINIIDEVVKHPYAKRELTFTSDFQDQLKLIHYNTNRVQIQGKPLYIFSKAVSLISELRDDVRLDALEDVFEVRISKEENYRELEGYLPNAYSELNDKLKRILHSSIALKNSNVEAEDYSFLAFPALRAVEGHLREKLSKAGFESNGGRSFGFFNIEASGSYVLSSRKSFPTDKHKTKIEETYSYWNKQRHAHFHMDELYTNAIIGDKTKAVEIVDKSILLIDEYYAII comes from the coding sequence ATGAGTTATAAAAATTTATCATTAAAGAGAGATTGCATCGTTTGTATGATTCAAGCTTGTCTTGGAGGTAAGTATGATAAAGTAAAAGTTAGCCAACTTAGAAATATTAATAACACCTTATATAGAGTGGATGTAAGCTTGGATCGCAAAGATTTTTTCTTGGATTTTTATTTTAAAAGTGACGGGAAAACCACCATAAGCATAACTGGGGGAAAGCAAAATAAGCTCAAAGTAGAGTTGGCGGAATACCTAAAGCGTAATTGTGGGTATAAGTGCAATAAAGATTCATTTGTAATAAATAATATGTTAGATGATGATTTAGAATTGTTAGTAATGTATTTGTTAGAACCAGAAAATAAAATAAATATTATTGATGAAGTGGTGAAACATCCTTATGCAAAGAGAGAGTTGACTTTCACAAGTGATTTTCAGGATCAACTTAAACTAATTCATTACAATACAAATAGAGTTCAAATTCAGGGAAAGCCATTATACATATTTAGTAAAGCTGTAAGTTTAATTTCTGAACTGAGAGATGATGTAAGACTTGATGCTCTTGAGGACGTTTTTGAGGTTCGAATTTCGAAAGAAGAGAATTATCGTGAACTGGAAGGATATTTACCTAATGCATATTCAGAATTAAATGATAAGTTAAAGCGAATATTACATAGTTCTATTGCTTTGAAAAATAGCAATGTAGAGGCGGAGGATTATTCATTTCTTGCTTTTCCAGCATTAAGGGCAGTTGAGGGGCATTTGAGAGAGAAATTATCAAAGGCTGGTTTTGAGAGTAATGGAGGGAGATCATTTGGCTTCTTTAATATTGAGGCAAGTGGTTCTTATGTCTTATCTTCGAGAAAAAGCTTTCCTACTGACAAGCACAAAACGAAAATTGAGGAAACTTATTCATATTGGAATAAACAAAGACATGCACATTTTCATATGGACGAGCTATACACGAATGCCATTATCGGTGATAAAACAAAAGCGGTAGAAATTGTAGATAAGTCAATTTTGCTAATTGATGAATATTATGCTATAATTTAG
- a CDS encoding ABC transporter permease has product MIVLIQNEIYKMLLKKKMILIVVLLIAFIGLFVYGEQYVYNSALERFETMTESGSFDWRILAEQQITRLNERLDSTYIPESGLRSIEIQIEQLTYFIDNNINPITPSAARFTVVFAEQSLVLFIPLLILVLGADLVSGEFSKKTIKILLTRAVPRWKIFLSKYIALLMMTTLVLLLMGLIASLVSGVFFGYWGFNEPIATGFRLINGSLDARNVIMISRIQYMVLIYALAWVVSVVIATIILMVSVLVKTTASAIGIIMATLIGGQFLQYFLSEWPIVKYFFVSNLDLSKYMTGSYQPIEGMSLAFSIGVLLSWAAVSLLISFIVFIREDILV; this is encoded by the coding sequence ATGATCGTACTTATTCAAAATGAAATATATAAAATGCTACTGAAGAAGAAAATGATCTTGATTGTGGTCTTGCTAATTGCTTTTATTGGCTTATTCGTTTACGGCGAGCAATATGTGTATAACAGCGCTCTTGAACGATTCGAAACCATGACAGAAAGTGGTTCCTTTGACTGGCGCATTCTCGCGGAACAGCAAATCACGAGATTAAACGAGCGCTTAGATAGTACATATATTCCAGAAAGTGGCTTGCGATCCATAGAGATTCAAATCGAGCAGTTAACGTATTTTATTGACAATAACATAAATCCTATCACGCCGAGCGCTGCTCGATTTACAGTTGTCTTTGCGGAACAATCTCTTGTTCTATTTATTCCGCTCTTGATACTCGTTCTGGGTGCTGATTTAGTTTCGGGAGAATTTTCAAAAAAAACGATCAAAATTCTTTTAACGCGGGCAGTCCCAAGGTGGAAAATTTTTCTTAGCAAGTATATCGCTTTATTGATGATGACGACTCTTGTTCTGCTATTGATGGGTCTGATTGCAAGCCTGGTATCGGGTGTGTTTTTTGGCTATTGGGGGTTCAATGAACCCATTGCGACAGGGTTTCGGTTGATCAATGGTTCACTTGATGCGCGGAATGTGATCATGATTTCGAGAATTCAATATATGGTATTGATTTATGCATTGGCTTGGGTCGTTTCGGTTGTGATTGCGACCATTATTCTGATGGTTTCTGTTTTGGTGAAAACAACGGCTTCTGCGATCGGAATTATCATGGCTACTTTGATTGGAGGGCAGTTCCTTCAATACTTTCTTTCAGAGTGGCCGATTGTAAAATATTTTTTTGTTTCCAATTTGGATCTTTCGAAGTACATGACAGGATCCTATCAACCGATTGAAGGGATGAGTCTTGCTTTTTCTATTGGTGTTCTCTTATCCTGGGCTGCGGTTTCACTTCTAATCAGCTTTATCGTATTTATCAGAGAAGACATATTGGTATAA
- a CDS encoding carbohydrate ABC transporter permease: MKLIKRILLYGILLGFGVTTLFPFMYMIATAFTPNTYTLPYPPIFFPESFFTGNFVEAVRSNNFGRYFLNSVFISISATVLAVCVSSLTAYGFARFKFKGKEVIFRILLFTMMVPGILNIVPQFLVINSLEMVDTYRGLILLYVGSGIAGNTFFLRGFFEAIPKELEESVLIDGGGRWTIFTKIILPLSKPALGTFTIFAFTGFWDEFLQALTIMKSPLKRTLPIALQLFRGQHASDWGLIFAASIIVITPLIVIFIVFQKRFVRGNMMDGSIKE, encoded by the coding sequence ATGAAACTAATCAAACGAATTTTATTATATGGTATTCTCCTCGGTTTTGGTGTAACCACTCTCTTCCCATTTATGTATATGATTGCAACAGCATTTACGCCGAATACCTATACGCTTCCTTATCCGCCAATTTTCTTCCCTGAGTCCTTCTTTACGGGGAACTTCGTGGAAGCTGTGCGATCCAACAACTTTGGCCGGTACTTCTTGAACTCTGTTTTTATTTCCATATCGGCAACGGTTCTGGCGGTTTGTGTTTCCTCCCTGACCGCCTATGGATTTGCTCGTTTCAAGTTTAAGGGCAAGGAAGTAATTTTTCGAATTTTATTATTTACCATGATGGTACCAGGAATTTTGAATATTGTTCCACAGTTTTTGGTGATTAACAGCCTTGAGATGGTAGACACCTATCGGGGTTTGATCCTTTTATATGTAGGGTCGGGCATTGCCGGCAACACCTTCTTTTTGCGGGGATTCTTTGAAGCAATTCCAAAAGAGTTGGAAGAGTCGGTGTTGATTGACGGTGGTGGTCGTTGGACAATCTTTACAAAGATTATTTTACCTTTGTCGAAACCTGCTTTGGGAACATTCACAATCTTTGCCTTTACAGGATTTTGGGATGAATTTTTGCAGGCATTGACGATTATGAAGTCGCCTCTTAAGCGAACCTTGCCCATTGCTTTGCAATTATTTCGCGGCCAGCATGCATCGGACTGGGGTTTGATCTTTGCAGCGTCAATTATTGTAATTACGCCATTAATAGTAATCTTTATTGTATTTCAAAAGCGATTTGTCCGCGGCAATATGATGGATGGATCCATTAAGGAGTAG
- a CDS encoding DEAD/DEAH box helicase, giving the protein MLFNELQLIEPIQEALVTKGYTKATPIQSKAIPALLKGEDMLGCAQTGTGKTAAFSIPILQNLATKQGKQNGKRKIKALVVAPTRELALQIGDSFREYGTNLEQRTTVIFGGVGQKPQTNRLEKGVDILVATPGRLLDLIGQGYIDLGYVEHFVLDEADQMLDMGMLRDVKRIIKYLPAKRQTMFFSATMPASIASFADTILKQPVKITIKPEYSPIDIIEQEVYFIDKGNKTALLIDLLKDRKYDSVLVFSRTKHGADKIVKALARQGLDSVAIHGNKSQNKRQKALKEFKERTVRILVATDVAARGLDISELSHVINYNLSEVPETYVHRIGRTGRAGLGGKAISFCDFEEKDLLRSIEKLISKKLPEVKGHAYPLRDTTIKPKAKQGQRPQRRNQGNAASNGSSKPSRTNNRKTKSTQSNDRRSKSTQTDGRKSKSTQGNGNKAARGSFKQKRSSGGGGNEIRTSGR; this is encoded by the coding sequence TTGTTATTTAATGAACTACAATTAATCGAGCCAATTCAAGAGGCTCTTGTAACTAAAGGATATACAAAGGCAACCCCCATACAAAGTAAGGCAATTCCAGCGCTTTTAAAGGGTGAGGATATGTTGGGTTGTGCCCAAACAGGCACAGGAAAAACTGCTGCTTTTTCGATTCCAATACTGCAAAACCTTGCAACGAAACAAGGAAAGCAAAACGGAAAACGTAAAATTAAGGCATTGGTTGTTGCACCAACTCGTGAGTTGGCGCTTCAAATCGGAGATTCGTTCAGAGAGTATGGTACGAATCTGGAACAAAGAACGACTGTAATTTTTGGTGGCGTGGGTCAAAAACCACAAACTAACCGATTAGAAAAAGGCGTGGATATCCTAGTGGCAACACCAGGTAGACTCCTTGACTTAATCGGACAGGGTTACATTGATCTTGGTTATGTTGAGCACTTTGTGCTTGATGAAGCGGATCAAATGTTAGACATGGGTATGCTTCGCGATGTAAAAAGAATTATCAAGTATTTGCCCGCGAAAAGACAAACCATGTTCTTTTCCGCAACGATGCCAGCTTCAATCGCATCATTTGCAGATACTATTTTGAAACAGCCAGTAAAAATCACAATCAAGCCAGAGTATTCTCCCATTGATATTATTGAGCAAGAAGTTTACTTTATTGATAAAGGAAACAAAACTGCCTTATTGATTGATTTGTTGAAAGATCGAAAATATGATTCTGTCCTTGTTTTTTCAAGAACCAAACATGGTGCAGATAAAATTGTAAAAGCTTTGGCTAGACAAGGGCTTGATTCCGTAGCGATTCACGGAAACAAATCACAAAATAAAAGACAAAAGGCGCTCAAGGAGTTTAAAGAAAGAACCGTGCGAATTCTTGTTGCAACAGATGTAGCAGCACGTGGTTTGGACATTTCGGAACTTTCTCATGTGATCAACTACAACCTTTCGGAAGTCCCTGAAACCTATGTGCACCGAATTGGTCGTACGGGTCGAGCAGGTCTTGGTGGCAAAGCCATTTCATTCTGTGATTTTGAAGAAAAAGATTTGTTGAGAAGTATTGAAAAGTTGATTAGCAAAAAATTGCCAGAAGTGAAAGGTCATGCTTACCCATTGCGCGACACAACGATCAAACCAAAAGCGAAGCAGGGGCAACGACCACAGCGAAGAAATCAAGGCAATGCAGCTTCAAACGGAAGTTCTAAGCCTTCTCGAACAAATAATAGAAAAACGAAATCGACTCAATCGAACGACAGAAGATCGAAATCCACGCAAACCGATGGTCGAAAGTCAAAATCGACACAAGGGAATGGCAACAAAGCGGCAAGAGGTTCGTTTAAACAAAAGCGAAGCAGCGGCGGCGGTGGAAATGAAATTCGAACATCAGGTCGTTAG